AGCGGGAGGTCGATCCCGATGCCCTGACGCACTCGCGCGCGATGAACCACGAGTGGGGTTAGTGCAACGATGCGAGGTTGGTCACCGATTTGCGGACGTCGGATTCGATCACCCTGGCCACCAGCCCGCCGACCCGGGTGTTGAGCAGCCCGCCGGACAGGTCGGCGACCACCCGGAAATTCGTGCCCACCTTCTCTTCCTGGACGTGCAGGGAGAGCGCGATGCAGATCGCCGGGAACCCGGTCCCGATGAGTTCGATCTCCTTGGGCTCGTCATAGCGCGTCACCCGCCAGTGGATGGTGTTGCGGAAACCCTTGACCTTGATCTGGGACGACACGCAGGTGCCGACCTCGATCTCTGCCGGGACCTCGCCGCGCCATCCGCCGAAGATGGTCAGCCACTCGTCGAAGCGTCGGAGGTTGGAAGCCAGCTCCCACGCGCGTTCGGGGGTGAGGTCTGAGGAGACCGCCACGTCGACCGATGCCATGCACTCTCCTTACCCTGCCCCCGCCGCGAGGTAAACGACCTGCGGAGATTCCGGGCGCGACGCTGGTCACACTGCGAGACTGATCATGCCCATCAAAGCACTCACACCCCGTCGGCCGCTTCGCGCGGACCGGCTGGCCAGCGTTCGCCAAGGCGCGGATTCTTCTGCTGGAACCCCCTCAAAATGAGGGATTCCATTGTAGAAATGTTAAATCGTTGCGGAATCACTTGCGAAGGGTGTCCGGATCGGCGATTGTTTACCCACAGTCCGCAGGGCTGGATCTGAGGAGGTTGCTTTCTGACCGGCACACGCACCACCCCGGTGAACCAGTCCGCCGGCGGCCCTGCCCCCGCGAAGGGCGGTCCGGTCATCGAGATCGACCACGTGACGAAGCGGTTCGCCGACTACGTCGCCGTCGCCGACGCCGACTTCTCCATCGCCTCGGGTGAGTTCTTCTCGATGCTGGGGCCGTCGGGCTGCGGCAAGACCACGACGCTGCGGATGATCGCCGGTTTCGAGACCCCGACGTCGGGCGCGATCCGTCTGAAGGGGACCGACGTATCGCGCGTCCCCCCGCACAAGCGCAACGTCAACACGGTGTTCCAGCACTACGCCCTGTTTCCGCACATGAACGTGTGGGACAACGTCGCGTACGGGCCGCGCAGCCTCAAGAAAGACAAAGGCGAGGTCAAGCGTCGCGTCGACGAAATGCTCGAAGTGGTCCGCCTCACCGACTTCGCCAAACGCAGGCCCGGGCAGCTCTCGGGTGGTCAGCAGCAGCGGGTGGCCCTTGCCCGGGCGCTCGTGAACTACCCCAGCGCACTGCTTCTCGACGAGCCCCTCGGCGCACTCGACCTCAAACTGCGCCACGCGATGCAGTTCGAACTCAAACGCATCCAGCGCGAGGTGGGCATCACCTTCATCTACGTCACCCACGATCAGGAGGAGGCGTTGACGATGAGTGACCGCATCGCGGTCATGAACGCGGGCAACGTCGAGCAGATCGGCACCCCGACCGACATCTACGACCGTCCCGCGACGGTGTTCGTGGCCAGCTTCATCGGACAGGCCAACCTCTGGGCGGGTCGCCAGACCGGTCGTCCCAGCGGTGACTATGTGGAGGTCGACGTCCTGGGCTCCACACTCAGGGCCAGGCCGGGAGACACGGCCATCGAGCCGGGCGGGCACGCCACCCTGATGGTGCGGCCCGAACGCCTCCGGGTGTCGATGGAACCCCCGGTCGGTGACGTCGTCTCGGTTCGGGCAACCGTGCGGGACATGACATTTCAGGGACCGGTAGTGCGTCTGTCCCTGGCCGCTCCCGACGACTCCCCGATCGTGGCGCACGTCGGCCCGGAGCAGCATCTGCCGATGCTGCGGCCCGGAGACCAGGTGCACGTGTGCTGGTCGCCCGACGCCTCGCTGGTGCTGCCCGCCGCCGACATCCCGACCACCGAGGATCTCGAAGAGATGCTCGACGAGTCCTGACCCTCGTTCCCGTTCTGCCTTCCCTCCACCCCACGAAAGGCACAGACGTCATGCCCCGCGACGCAGCTCATCAGTTCGATCCGCATCTGGCCGCCCGCCTTGCCGCCAACCGCACCTCACGGCGCCGATTCCTCGGTGGTGGCGCCGCCGCGGCCGCCGCACTCGCGCTCGGCCCCTCGTTCCTGGCCGCCTGTGGATCGTCGGACAGCGGTGGCTCGGAGACGACGACCACTGACGACGGTGGCCCCGCCAGCGGAACGGTGAGGGTCTCGAACTGGCCGCTGTACATGGCCGACGGATTCATCGCCGCCTTCCAGACCGC
Above is a window of Mycolicibacterium baixiangningiae DNA encoding:
- a CDS encoding type II toxin-antitoxin system Rv0910 family toxin, coding for MASVDVAVSSDLTPERAWELASNLRRFDEWLTIFGGWRGEVPAEIEVGTCVSSQIKVKGFRNTIHWRVTRYDEPKEIELIGTGFPAICIALSLHVQEEKVGTNFRVVADLSGGLLNTRVGGLVARVIESDVRKSVTNLASLH
- a CDS encoding ABC transporter ATP-binding protein; translated protein: MNQSAGGPAPAKGGPVIEIDHVTKRFADYVAVADADFSIASGEFFSMLGPSGCGKTTTLRMIAGFETPTSGAIRLKGTDVSRVPPHKRNVNTVFQHYALFPHMNVWDNVAYGPRSLKKDKGEVKRRVDEMLEVVRLTDFAKRRPGQLSGGQQQRVALARALVNYPSALLLDEPLGALDLKLRHAMQFELKRIQREVGITFIYVTHDQEEALTMSDRIAVMNAGNVEQIGTPTDIYDRPATVFVASFIGQANLWAGRQTGRPSGDYVEVDVLGSTLRARPGDTAIEPGGHATLMVRPERLRVSMEPPVGDVVSVRATVRDMTFQGPVVRLSLAAPDDSPIVAHVGPEQHLPMLRPGDQVHVCWSPDASLVLPAADIPTTEDLEEMLDES